The following are encoded in a window of Lacinutrix sp. WUR7 genomic DNA:
- a CDS encoding DNA topoisomerase IV subunit B gives MSQETKYTEDNIRSLDWKEHIRMRPGMYIGKLGDGSSADDGIYILLKEVLDNSIDEYVMGAGKTIEISIHGTKVIVRDYGRGIPLGKVVDVVSKMNTGGKYDSKAFKKSVGLNGVGTKAVNALSSFFRVESTRDNKSASAEFAQGNLINQDLLEDTSRRKGTKVSFVPDEIIFKKYKYRSEYVEKMLKYYVYLNPGLTIVFNGEKFYSENGLKDLLSENINETDRSYPIIHLRGDDIEVALTHSKTQYSEQYHSFVNGQNTTQGGTHLAAFREALVRTIREYFGKNYEASDIRKSVVCAIAIKVMEPVFESQTKTKLGSTDMGGELPTVRTYINDFLKKYLDNFLHKNTDVAESIQRKILQAERERKELSGIRKLAKDRAKKASLHNKKLRDCRVHFGDIKNGRNLESTLFITEGDSASGSITKSRDVNTQAVFSLKGKPLNCYGLSKKIVYENEEFNLLQAALNIEESIEDLRYNNIVIATDADVDGMHIRLLLITFFLQFFPEIIKEGHLYILQTPLFRVRNKKETAYCYSEQERRDAVEKLKPKPEITRFKGLGEISPDEFVHFIGEDIRLDPVMLDKDMSIEDLLSFYMGKNTPTRQEFIIENLKVELDIIEEDKA, from the coding sequence ATGTCTCAAGAAACCAAATATACCGAAGATAATATACGCTCACTAGACTGGAAAGAGCATATTCGTATGCGTCCAGGAATGTATATTGGAAAACTTGGTGATGGTTCTTCGGCAGATGATGGTATTTATATTCTTTTAAAAGAGGTACTAGATAATTCCATCGATGAATATGTAATGGGGGCCGGTAAAACCATTGAGATTTCTATTCATGGTACTAAGGTTATTGTTCGAGATTATGGTCGTGGTATTCCTTTAGGAAAAGTAGTAGATGTAGTTTCTAAGATGAATACAGGAGGGAAGTACGACTCTAAAGCCTTTAAAAAATCGGTAGGTTTAAACGGAGTTGGAACCAAGGCTGTAAATGCATTGTCTTCCTTTTTTAGAGTAGAATCTACAAGGGATAATAAAAGCGCTTCCGCGGAATTTGCACAAGGTAACCTTATCAATCAAGATTTATTAGAAGATACCTCAAGACGAAAAGGAACCAAAGTATCTTTCGTTCCAGACGAAATTATATTTAAAAAATACAAATATAGAAGTGAGTATGTAGAAAAAATGCTGAAATACTACGTGTACTTAAACCCTGGTTTAACTATTGTATTTAATGGCGAAAAATTCTACAGTGAAAATGGTTTAAAAGATTTACTTTCTGAAAACATCAACGAAACCGATAGATCCTATCCAATTATTCATTTACGTGGTGACGATATAGAAGTAGCCCTTACACATAGTAAAACACAATATAGCGAACAATATCACTCTTTTGTTAACGGACAAAATACCACGCAAGGAGGAACGCATCTTGCTGCTTTTAGAGAAGCATTAGTGCGAACCATAAGAGAGTATTTTGGTAAAAATTACGAAGCTTCCGATATACGTAAATCGGTAGTCTGCGCCATTGCTATTAAAGTAATGGAACCCGTTTTTGAGAGTCAGACCAAAACCAAACTTGGTTCTACAGATATGGGAGGAGAGCTTCCAACGGTACGAACGTATATTAACGACTTCCTGAAAAAATACCTAGATAACTTTCTACATAAAAATACAGATGTAGCAGAAAGTATTCAGCGTAAAATATTACAAGCAGAACGCGAACGTAAAGAGCTTTCTGGTATTCGTAAACTCGCAAAAGATAGAGCTAAAAAAGCGAGTTTGCACAACAAAAAATTAAGAGATTGTAGAGTACATTTTGGCGATATTAAAAACGGAAGAAACCTAGAAAGCACCTTGTTTATTACCGAGGGAGATTCTGCATCTGGTAGTATTACAAAATCACGAGATGTAAATACGCAAGCAGTATTTAGTTTAAAAGGGAAACCGTTAAACTGTTACGGACTAAGTAAAAAAATCGTGTATGAAAACGAGGAATTTAACTTACTACAAGCCGCTTTAAATATTGAAGAGTCTATTGAAGATTTACGTTATAATAATATTGTAATTGCAACAGATGCCGATGTCGATGGTATGCATATTCGTTTGTTATTAATTACTTTCTTTTTGCAATTCTTCCCAGAAATAATAAAAGAAGGCCATCTTTATATTTTACAAACACCATTGTTTAGAGTCCGAAATAAAAAGGAAACTGCGTATTGCTATTCGGAACAAGAAAGAAGGGATGCGGTAGAAAAACTAAAACCGAAACCTGAAATTACTCGATTTAAAGGACTTGGTGAAATTTCACCAGATGAGTTTGTTCATTTTATTGGTGAAGACATTCGTTTAGATCCTGTGATGCTAGATAAGGATATGTCTATCGAAGATTTACTTAGTTTTTACATGGGGAAAAATACTCCAACAAGACAAGAGTTTATTATCGAAAATCTTAAAGTAGAATTAGATATTATAGAAGAAGATAAGGCATAA
- a CDS encoding DNA gyrase/topoisomerase IV subunit A, whose product MIEENDDLINEQNESQEPQETITRVTGMYKEWFLDYASYVILERAVPAIEDGFKPVQRRIMHSMKDLDDGRYNKVANIVGHTMQYHPHGDASIADAMVQIGQKDLLIDTQGNWGNILTGDRAAASRYIEARISKFGLDVVFNPKITEWQASYDGRRKEPVNLPVMFPLLLAQGGEGIAVGLSTKILPHNFIELIDASVKHLQGKRFTILPDFPTAGIADVTSYNDGLRGGKVRVRAKISQYDKNTLVITEIPFATNTSSLIDSILKANEKGKIKIKKIEDNTAANVEILVHLPSGISPDKTIDALYAFTNCESSISPLGCVIEDNKPYFVGVSEMLRRSTDNTVQLLKQELEIKLGEFQEQWHFASLERIFIEKRIYRDIEEEETWDGVIQAIDKGLQPHIKHLKRAITVEDITRLTEIRIKRISKFDIDKAQQKIDALEEQIAEVRHHLANLIDYAIAYFTRLKKEYGEGRERKTEIRIFDDVDATKVIIRNTKLYVNREEGFVGTSLKRDEYVGDCSDIDDIIVFTKSGKMMVTKVDSKTFIGKDIIHVAIFKKKDKRTIYNMIYRDGKGGPSYVKRFAVTSTTRDREYDLTNGNSNSVALYFSANPNGEAEVVSIILRQVGGVKKLKWDLDFSDVLIKGRASKGNVVTKHAVKKIELKEKGVSTLKPRKIWFDDTVQRLNVDGRGELIGEFRGEDRLLIITQSGVVKTILPEITAHFDEDMIVLEKWIPKKPISAIYFDGEKERYYVKRFLIETEGKEESFISEHPKSQLEIVSTDWKPMADIEFKKERGKDRKDNVEINLEEFIAVKGISALGNQLTKDKVNQISLLDPLPYEAPEEVPAEEIEVVEEENVAEEPVAEKVKEEKPKDEKIEKKAAESPKPENPKKEDSKKEDSKKEDEKPKDDKELPEGGDGQITLF is encoded by the coding sequence ATGATAGAAGAAAATGACGATTTGATTAATGAACAAAACGAAAGTCAAGAACCGCAAGAAACCATTACCAGAGTTACTGGAATGTACAAAGAGTGGTTTTTAGATTATGCATCGTATGTTATTTTAGAGCGTGCGGTTCCTGCAATTGAAGATGGTTTTAAACCTGTACAACGCAGAATCATGCACTCCATGAAAGATCTAGACGATGGACGTTACAATAAAGTAGCAAATATTGTTGGGCATACCATGCAATACCATCCGCATGGAGATGCAAGTATTGCAGATGCTATGGTGCAAATCGGACAAAAAGATTTGCTAATAGATACGCAAGGAAACTGGGGAAATATATTAACCGGAGATAGAGCGGCAGCTTCTCGTTATATTGAAGCGCGTATTTCTAAATTTGGATTGGATGTTGTTTTTAATCCGAAAATCACCGAATGGCAAGCTTCTTATGATGGTAGACGAAAAGAGCCAGTAAATCTTCCGGTAATGTTTCCGTTGCTTTTGGCGCAAGGAGGAGAAGGAATTGCAGTTGGTTTATCGACCAAAATATTACCACACAATTTTATCGAGTTAATTGATGCTTCTGTAAAACATTTACAAGGAAAACGATTTACCATTCTTCCAGATTTTCCTACTGCAGGAATTGCAGATGTTACTAGTTATAATGATGGTTTAAGAGGAGGGAAAGTTCGCGTACGAGCAAAAATTTCTCAATATGATAAAAACACATTAGTAATTACAGAAATTCCTTTTGCAACCAATACCTCGTCTTTAATTGATTCTATATTAAAAGCGAATGAAAAAGGAAAAATAAAAATTAAGAAAATTGAAGATAATACCGCTGCCAATGTAGAAATTTTGGTGCATTTGCCTTCCGGTATTTCACCAGATAAAACCATTGATGCGCTATACGCATTCACCAATTGTGAATCTTCTATTTCACCTTTAGGTTGTGTTATTGAAGATAACAAGCCTTATTTTGTTGGTGTTTCAGAAATGCTTCGTCGTAGTACAGATAATACGGTACAGCTTTTAAAGCAAGAATTAGAAATTAAACTTGGCGAGTTTCAAGAACAATGGCATTTTGCTTCGTTAGAACGTATTTTTATCGAAAAACGAATCTATCGCGATATTGAAGAAGAAGAAACTTGGGATGGTGTAATTCAAGCCATTGACAAAGGACTTCAGCCACATATAAAACATTTAAAACGTGCTATTACTGTAGAAGATATTACGCGTTTAACAGAAATTCGAATCAAGCGTATTTCTAAATTTGATATCGATAAAGCACAACAAAAAATTGATGCACTTGAAGAACAAATTGCAGAAGTAAGACATCATCTTGCAAATCTTATTGACTATGCTATTGCATATTTTACAAGATTAAAAAAGGAATATGGTGAAGGACGTGAGCGTAAAACAGAAATCAGAATTTTTGATGACGTTGATGCTACAAAAGTAATTATTCGTAACACAAAACTGTATGTCAATAGAGAAGAAGGTTTTGTTGGTACTTCGTTAAAAAGAGACGAGTATGTTGGCGATTGCAGTGATATTGATGATATTATTGTTTTTACCAAATCGGGTAAAATGATGGTTACCAAAGTAGATAGCAAAACTTTTATTGGTAAAGATATTATTCACGTTGCCATCTTTAAAAAGAAAGATAAACGTACTATTTATAATATGATTTATCGCGATGGTAAAGGCGGACCTTCTTATGTAAAACGATTTGCCGTTACTAGCACAACTCGTGATAGAGAGTATGATTTAACCAACGGAAATTCTAATTCCGTAGCCTTATATTTTTCTGCAAATCCAAATGGAGAAGCAGAAGTGGTTTCCATAATATTACGTCAAGTTGGAGGAGTTAAAAAGCTGAAATGGGATTTAGATTTTTCAGATGTATTAATAAAAGGAAGAGCTTCTAAAGGAAACGTCGTTACCAAACATGCAGTTAAGAAAATTGAGCTCAAAGAAAAAGGGGTTTCTACTTTAAAACCTCGTAAAATTTGGTTCGATGATACCGTGCAACGATTAAACGTGGATGGAAGAGGAGAATTGATTGGGGAATTTAGAGGAGAAGATAGGTTGTTAATCATCACACAATCTGGAGTGGTAAAAACCATACTTCCAGAAATCACAGCGCATTTTGATGAAGACATGATTGTGTTGGAAAAATGGATTCCTAAAAAACCAATTTCGGCAATTTATTTTGATGGCGAAAAAGAACGCTATTATGTGAAACGTTTTTTAATTGAAACCGAAGGCAAGGAAGAAAGCTTTATTTCAGAACACCCAAAATCGCAATTGGAAATTGTTTCTACAGATTGGAAACCAATGGCAGATATTGAGTTTAAAAAAGAAAGAGGAAAAGATAGAAAAGATAATGTAGAAATAAATTTAGAAGAATTTATTGCAGTAAAAGGAATTTCTGCTTTAGGAAATCAACTTACCAAAGACAAAGTAAACCAAATAAGTTTATTAGATCCTTTGCCTTATGAAGCTCCTGAAGAAGTTCCAGCCGAAGAAATTGAAGTTGTAGAAGAAGAAAATGTTGCCGAAGAACCGGTTGCTGAAAAAGTTAAAGAGGAAAAGCCTAAAGACGAAAAAATAGAAAAAAAAGCAGCGGAAAGTCCAAAACCAGAAAATCCTAAAAAAGAAGATTCCAAAAAAGAAGATTCTAAAAAGGAAGATGAAAAACCTAAAGACGATAAAGAGCTTCCGGAAGGAGGAGACGGACAAATAACGTTGTTTTAA
- a CDS encoding TerC family protein yields MLDFLLTSDALFALLTLTFLEIILGIDNIVFISIAANKLPEEQRSKATNIGLLLAMVQRIILLFFVSFLVGLSKPFFHFESSWLQIAISWQSIILFVGGLFLIYKSTSEIREKVETPSHDEDEIKGKKITSLWQAITQIIIIDFIFSIDSILTAVGMTNGLHENHYYNLVLMIIAVVISIAIMIGFANPIRKFIDAHPSIQILGLSFLILIGFMLITEAAHLSHTNLFGKTVGAIPKGYLYFAIAFSLMVEFINFRITRKK; encoded by the coding sequence ATGTTAGATTTTTTACTTACTAGTGATGCGTTATTCGCACTATTAACCTTAACGTTTTTAGAAATTATTTTGGGTATAGATAATATTGTATTTATATCTATTGCTGCAAATAAATTACCAGAAGAGCAGCGTAGCAAAGCAACAAACATTGGTTTACTACTAGCCATGGTACAACGTATTATATTGTTGTTCTTCGTTTCTTTTTTAGTTGGTTTAAGTAAGCCCTTTTTTCATTTTGAAAGTTCCTGGTTACAAATAGCAATAAGCTGGCAAAGCATTATACTGTTTGTTGGAGGATTATTTTTAATTTATAAAAGCACATCAGAGATTAGAGAAAAAGTAGAAACACCAAGTCATGATGAAGACGAAATAAAAGGAAAAAAGATAACCTCTTTATGGCAAGCCATTACGCAAATAATAATTATAGATTTTATTTTTTCAATAGATTCTATATTAACTGCTGTTGGTATGACAAATGGATTACATGAAAATCATTATTACAACCTAGTTTTAATGATTATTGCTGTTGTAATATCTATTGCAATTATGATTGGTTTTGCAAACCCAATTCGCAAGTTTATAGATGCACATCCAAGTATACAGATTTTAGGATTATCCTTTTTAATACTAATTGGTTTTATGCTAATTACAGAAGCAGCTCACCTTTCGCACACTAATTTATTCGGAAAAACGGTTGGAGCAATACCTAAAGGATATCTTTACTTTGCCATTGCATTCTCATTAATGGTAGAGTTTATTAATTTTAGAATTACTAGGAAGAAATAA
- a CDS encoding DNA topoisomerase IV, with protein MRYFLIALVLLSFSSCYQVERNCTDYKTGSFYSEVIIDSVVYKSDFTRTKDLQIEVYQGKTDSAQVRWINDCEMIFKTINPKNMAERKDVHLKILTTTDSSYTFEYSYVGEKLKQKGKAFKK; from the coding sequence ATGAGATATTTTTTGATTGCCTTAGTACTTTTAAGTTTTTCTAGTTGTTACCAAGTAGAAAGAAATTGTACAGATTACAAAACAGGTAGTTTTTATAGCGAAGTTATAATTGACTCTGTGGTTTATAAATCTGATTTTACAAGAACTAAAGATTTACAAATAGAAGTGTACCAAGGTAAAACAGATTCTGCACAAGTACGATGGATTAACGACTGCGAGATGATCTTTAAGACCATTAATCCTAAAAACATGGCAGAACGTAAAGATGTGCATTTAAAAATCCTTACAACAACAGATAGCTCATATACTTTTGAGTATTCTTATGTTGGCGAAAAGTTGAAACAAAAAGGGAAAGCTTTTAAGAAATAG
- a CDS encoding helix-turn-helix transcriptional regulator: MINIEGFTKRLQKVIDFYGESASSFAEKVGVQRSTISHILSGRNKPSLDFVMKVLSHFPEVELYWLMNGKGVFPNENKTEEKIPETPKVEKVEKKILPPKNENVGIPNPSSSNFSLNTSSEKKIERIVIFYTDGSFQNFNNS; the protein is encoded by the coding sequence ATGATAAACATCGAAGGATTTACAAAAAGACTACAGAAAGTCATCGATTTTTACGGAGAAAGTGCTTCCTCTTTTGCAGAGAAAGTTGGTGTGCAACGCTCTACTATTTCGCATATTCTTTCCGGCAGAAATAAGCCTAGTTTAGATTTTGTAATGAAGGTACTCTCCCATTTTCCAGAAGTAGAATTATATTGGTTGATGAATGGAAAAGGAGTTTTTCCAAATGAAAATAAAACCGAAGAAAAAATTCCAGAAACTCCGAAAGTGGAAAAAGTGGAAAAAAAAATACTCCCTCCTAAAAATGAAAATGTAGGAATTCCGAATCCATCTTCTTCTAATTTTTCCTTAAACACTTCTTCCGAAAAAAAAATAGAACGCATTGTAATTTTTTATACCGATGGTAGTTTTCAAAATTTTAACAATTCATAA
- a CDS encoding M14 family zinc carboxypeptidase → MELETLKSLYKEHKEAQLFGRYIHSESIAPLLEKLAEKCEVLVVGKSVLQENIHTITIGSGSKKILMWSQMHGNESTTTKAIFDLINLLLSGEEVSEAILKTCTIQIIPILSPDGAKAYTRVNANQVDLNRDAQDLTQPESIILKTCFESFKPHFCYNLHGQRTIFSAGNTDNVATVSFLAPAQDEICTITPNRKRAMEVIAVMNANLQQQIPNQVGVYDDAFNINCVGDTFQTQNIPTILFEAGHYKDDYARENVRAYIFQSLLVSLNYITNNVVSGDAYLPYLDIPENQKCFYDLIIRNARVVQGGDLLDIAIQYQERLITDTIEFIPKIEKFTGRNQFFAHREIEANGSVVETVEKEAIIIGYENDLVKLKNEEISLKITKS, encoded by the coding sequence ATGGAATTAGAAACCTTAAAATCATTATATAAAGAACACAAAGAAGCACAGCTTTTTGGACGATATATTCACTCGGAAAGCATAGCTCCTCTACTGGAGAAATTAGCTGAAAAATGCGAAGTTTTAGTGGTAGGAAAATCTGTTCTTCAAGAAAATATTCATACTATTACCATTGGATCTGGATCGAAAAAAATATTAATGTGGTCGCAAATGCACGGAAATGAAAGTACCACAACGAAGGCGATTTTCGATTTAATAAACCTTTTATTAAGTGGTGAAGAAGTTTCAGAAGCTATTTTAAAGACTTGCACGATACAAATTATACCTATTTTAAGTCCCGATGGCGCAAAAGCATATACACGTGTTAATGCGAATCAGGTGGATTTAAATAGAGATGCTCAAGATCTTACGCAGCCAGAAAGTATTATTCTTAAAACCTGTTTTGAGAGTTTTAAACCTCATTTTTGCTATAATCTACATGGGCAACGGACTATTTTTAGTGCAGGAAACACAGATAACGTTGCTACAGTTTCGTTTTTAGCTCCAGCACAAGACGAAATCTGTACTATTACTCCTAATAGAAAGAGAGCAATGGAAGTTATTGCGGTTATGAATGCTAATTTACAGCAACAAATACCAAATCAAGTTGGTGTTTATGATGATGCTTTTAATATTAATTGCGTTGGTGATACCTTTCAGACCCAAAATATTCCAACAATTCTTTTTGAAGCTGGTCATTATAAGGATGACTACGCAAGAGAAAATGTGAGAGCGTATATTTTTCAGTCTTTGTTAGTTTCGTTAAACTATATAACTAACAATGTGGTTTCTGGTGATGCTTATCTTCCTTATTTAGATATTCCAGAAAACCAAAAGTGCTTTTATGATCTTATTATTAGAAATGCTAGAGTAGTTCAAGGAGGTGATTTATTGGATATAGCCATTCAGTATCAAGAACGATTAATTACAGATACTATTGAATTTATACCTAAAATAGAAAAATTTACAGGCCGAAATCAGTTTTTTGCGCATAGAGAAATAGAAGCGAATGGAAGTGTGGTAGAAACGGTGGAAAAAGAGGCAATAATTATAGGTTACGAAAACGATTTAGTAAAGTTAAAAAATGAAGAAATTTCATTAAAAATAACAAAATCTTGA
- a CDS encoding Lrp/AsnC family transcriptional regulator — protein sequence MAKFKLDEIDHQILDMLIQNTRVPFTDIAKKLLISAGTVHVRVKKMEDAGIIKGSSLTLDYKKLGYSFIAYVGVFLQNTSQTKFVLERINEIPNVTVAHITTGKFNIFCKIRAKNTEHAKDIIFQLDDIEGIYRTESMISLEESINDKKRLMHSIFSEL from the coding sequence ATGGCTAAGTTTAAATTAGACGAAATAGATCATCAGATTTTAGATATGTTGATTCAAAATACGAGAGTTCCTTTTACAGATATAGCAAAAAAATTATTAATTTCTGCTGGAACTGTGCATGTAAGAGTTAAAAAAATGGAAGATGCAGGAATAATAAAAGGTTCTTCATTAACTTTAGACTATAAAAAACTTGGTTACTCCTTTATTGCTTATGTTGGCGTGTTTTTACAAAATACATCACAAACAAAATTTGTATTAGAGCGTATCAACGAAATACCAAATGTAACTGTCGCACATATTACTACAGGGAAATTTAATATTTTCTGTAAAATTAGAGCAAAAAACACAGAGCATGCAAAAGATATTATCTTTCAATTAGATGATATTGAAGGTATTTACAGAACAGAATCGATGATTTCTTTAGAGGAAAGTATAAACGATAAAAAACGATTAATGCATTCTATTTTTAGTGAATTATAG
- a CDS encoding DinB family protein: MKVKDLNPSEYNSYYGTYIGKAGDLSLLDGLNESFNTTLGFFNNLPEDKMEFAYAEGKWSIKEVVQHIIDTERVFAYRALRFSRNDKTELPGYDQDAYTPSSEANRRTKASLIEEYTHVRKSTISLFESLTNDMLLQSGKASGGNMSVRAIGFINIGHEKHHCQVIKERYL; the protein is encoded by the coding sequence ATGAAAGTAAAAGATTTAAATCCTTCAGAATACAATTCTTATTATGGCACTTATATTGGTAAGGCTGGTGATTTAAGCTTGTTAGATGGCTTAAATGAAAGTTTTAATACAACACTGGGTTTCTTTAATAATTTACCAGAAGACAAGATGGAGTTCGCTTATGCAGAAGGTAAGTGGAGTATTAAAGAGGTGGTGCAGCATATAATAGATACAGAACGTGTGTTTGCATATCGTGCTTTGCGTTTTTCTAGAAATGACAAAACCGAATTACCAGGTTATGATCAGGATGCATATACACCATCTAGTGAAGCAAACAGAAGAACGAAGGCGTCGCTTATAGAAGAATATACGCATGTTAGAAAATCGACAATAAGTTTGTTTGAGAGTCTTACTAACGATATGCTTTTACAAAGCGGTAAAGCAAGTGGAGGAAATATGTCTGTTAGAGCAATTGGCTTTATTAATATAGGTCATGAAAAGCATCATTGCCAAGTAATTAAAGAGAGGTATCTGTAA
- the aroB gene encoding 3-dehydroquinate synthase: MTPITTQDYSIYFNESAYTSLNEHLKASNYSKIFFLVDENTNADCLPFVLANIDAEITYDVLEIESGEENKNLDICLGLWEALSEYGADRKSLMINVGGGVITDLGGFVASTFKRGISFINIPTSLLAMVDASIGGKTGIDLGHLKNQIGVINTAEMVLIDTAFLATLPENQMRSGLAEMLKHGLISNQTYWSKFLDLSKQTTKDLDVLIYESIVIKKDIVEQDPHEENVRKTLNYGHTLGHAIESYFLSNADKEPLLHGEAIAVGMILASFISTKLVGLDTTINEEIKATITSVFGKVIFNEKDYTPIIELLIYDKKNEHGNINFVLLEAIGKPKINCKVSNELILEAFNFYAS, translated from the coding sequence ATGACACCTATTACCACCCAAGATTACAGTATCTATTTTAATGAAAGCGCTTATACTTCTTTAAATGAACACTTAAAAGCTTCAAATTATTCTAAAATTTTCTTTTTAGTGGACGAAAATACAAATGCAGATTGCCTCCCTTTTGTATTAGCAAATATAGACGCTGAAATAACGTATGATGTTTTAGAGATAGAATCTGGAGAAGAAAACAAGAACCTAGATATATGTTTAGGTCTCTGGGAAGCTTTATCCGAATATGGAGCGGACAGAAAAAGTTTAATGATCAATGTTGGTGGTGGTGTAATTACAGACTTAGGTGGTTTTGTGGCTTCTACATTTAAACGCGGTATTTCTTTTATAAATATCCCTACATCTTTGCTTGCCATGGTGGACGCCTCCATTGGCGGTAAGACCGGAATAGATTTAGGACATCTAAAAAATCAAATCGGAGTTATAAATACTGCAGAAATGGTGCTAATAGACACCGCTTTTTTAGCAACATTACCAGAAAACCAAATGCGTTCTGGCTTAGCCGAAATGCTAAAACACGGATTAATTTCAAACCAAACATATTGGAGCAAATTTCTAGATCTTTCTAAACAAACAACTAAAGATTTAGACGTGCTCATTTACGAATCTATAGTCATTAAAAAAGATATTGTAGAGCAAGATCCTCACGAAGAAAACGTTAGAAAAACTTTAAACTACGGACATACGCTAGGTCACGCTATAGAATCTTATTTCTTGAGCAATGCAGACAAAGAACCACTACTTCATGGGGAAGCAATTGCTGTCGGTATGATTTTAGCAAGCTTTATTTCCACCAAACTGGTTGGTCTTGATACGACTATAAACGAAGAAATAAAAGCAACAATCACAAGCGTTTTTGGTAAAGTGATTTTTAACGAAAAAGACTACACTCCTATCATTGAACTACTTATATATGATAAAAAGAACGAACACGGTAATATCAACTTTGTTCTTCTTGAAGCTATTGGAAAACCAAAAATCAACTGTAAAGTTTCAAACGAATTAATACTAGAAGCATTTAATTTTTACGCTTCGTAA
- a CDS encoding proline dehydrogenase family protein has translation MHTGKIFENTEIAFALKTDTQLERAYFLFKMISNEPLVRIGTAATNFALKAHLPIEGLIRSTVFDHFCGGVNEEDCLSVIENMYTKGVSSVLDYSVEGKESEAEFDAAMQKILKIVNFADEKESMPIVVFKPTGFGRFHLYQKLGEGATLTSEEQEEWNRVVARFDTVCKAAKEKDVVVLIDGEESWMQDAADDLVTQMMQLYNTEKPIVYNTLQMYRHDRMAFLKKETDLAKANNYFLGYKLVRGAYMEKENERAEKKKYTTPICASKQATDENFNTAVAYTLDHLDIMSVFVGTHNEDSSYLVMDLMKAKNIVNNDSRVWFGQLYGMSDHISYNLAHYGYNVAKYIPFGPVKDVMPYLIRRAEENTSVAGQTGRELTLLKKEKQRRKG, from the coding sequence ATGCATACAGGTAAAATATTTGAAAACACAGAAATTGCTTTCGCGTTAAAAACAGATACGCAATTAGAACGTGCTTATTTTTTGTTTAAAATGATTTCTAATGAGCCTTTGGTTCGTATTGGTACTGCAGCTACAAACTTTGCATTAAAAGCGCATCTGCCAATTGAAGGTTTGATACGTTCTACTGTTTTTGATCACTTTTGTGGTGGTGTAAACGAAGAAGATTGTTTGTCTGTTATAGAGAACATGTATACCAAAGGGGTGAGTTCTGTTTTGGATTATTCGGTGGAAGGAAAAGAAAGTGAAGCAGAATTTGATGCAGCAATGCAGAAAATATTGAAAATTGTAAATTTTGCTGATGAAAAAGAAAGCATGCCAATTGTGGTTTTTAAACCAACTGGTTTTGGAAGATTTCATTTATACCAGAAATTAGGAGAAGGAGCAACGCTTACTTCAGAAGAGCAAGAGGAATGGAATCGAGTAGTCGCAAGATTTGATACCGTGTGTAAAGCAGCAAAAGAAAAAGATGTTGTTGTTTTAATTGATGGTGAAGAAAGCTGGATGCAAGACGCAGCAGATGATTTGGTTACCCAAATGATGCAATTGTACAATACCGAAAAGCCTATTGTTTATAATACTTTACAGATGTATAGACATGATAGAATGGCTTTTTTGAAAAAAGAAACTGATTTAGCTAAAGCTAACAATTACTTCCTTGGTTATAAATTGGTTCGTGGCGCTTACATGGAAAAAGAAAATGAGCGAGCAGAAAAGAAAAAATATACTACGCCAATCTGTGCTAGTAAACAAGCGACAGACGAAAACTTTAATACAGCTGTTGCGTATACCTTAGATCATTTAGATATTATGTCTGTTTTTGTAGGAACACACAATGAAGATAGTAGTTATTTGGTTATGGATTTAATGAAAGCCAAAAACATAGTGAATAATGATTCTAGAGTTTGGTTCGGGCAACTTTATGGTATGAGTGATCATATTAGTTATAATCTTGCGCATTATGGCTATAATGTAGCAAAATATATTCCTTTCGGGCCGGTTAAAGATGTGATGCCTTACCTTATTCGTAGAGCAGAAGAAAACACCTCTGTTGCAGGGCAAACAGGTCGTGAACTTACTTTATTGAAGAAGGAAAAACAACGAAGAAAGGGTTAG